Proteins from a genomic interval of Neodiprion lecontei isolate iyNeoLeco1 chromosome 2, iyNeoLeco1.1, whole genome shotgun sequence:
- the LOC107224260 gene encoding endoplasmic reticulum transmembrane helix translocase produces MVTVSETRVDELVQSVTLHVPRKLLFNGYILPFVVLQAVWIYSWIFIYGIDEYYDAGLVGIAAIGLLQIFVCLCCQWSVHVQSFLNCSFTNDPYKAKVAKVVPTPNNGSSELVVLHHSSSQEPWFIFQKTKYSWDPDKKIFKGLEFPVANAIQHYNSWKGYQDAEEVTAAEEKYGRNNLDMVVPEFRELFKERAIAPFFVFQVFCVALWCLDKYWYYSIFTLIMLIMFECTLVQQQLRNMAEIRKMGNKPYMIMVYRNRRWRTIFTDQLVPGDIVSITRSQNDNLVPCDMLLLRGPCIVDESMLTGESVPQMKEPVEGLEGNRDLNIDGDSKLHVLFGGTKVVQHTSPGKSTTGLRATDNGCVAYVLRTGFSTSQGKLLRTILFGVKRVTANNLETFGFILFLLIFAVAAAAYVWIKGSEDPTRNKYKLFLECTLILTSVVPPELPIELSLAVNTSLLALSKLGVYCTEPFRIPFAGKVEICCFDKTGTLTSDDLVVEGIAGMNGKSDVIPLSKCPAESVQVLATCHSLVQLDDGIVGDPLEKATLSAVDWNLTKGDVVITKKGKNPGLKIFQRHHFSSALKRMSVVAGYITPGSTEPHYIVTVKGAPETLKSMFSSTPENYDSTYLSLSRRGARVLALGHRTLPFPLSAQELRDMTRDQLESELTFAGFVIISCPLKTDSKAVIKEIINASHSVVMITGDNPLTACHVGRELHFTKKTATLILTQTSSGWIWESVDQTKNLQLNSKDDGKKGQELWKDYSLCITGEGLTFLKENYKNLLYQLLPHIAIFARFAPKQKEFVITALQELGYTTLMCGDGTNDVGALKHAQVGVAIISNAPERLPVEKRESPAPPSVANGPRTNSRHANNTQAKIQKILKELEEQDQSQLVKLGDASIAAPFTSKLSSIQCICHVIKQGRCTLVTTLQMFKILALNALVLAYSQSVLYLDGIKFSDAQATLQGLLAASCFLFISRSKPLKTLSKQRPLPNIFNLYTILTVLLQFAVHFICLIFLVREAAIRSPKNDTLAALLAPNDDTGISSSSSEDDEDGEPFQADLVNSTVYIISMALQISTFAINYRGHPYMESLSENKALLYSVVGSSLCILGLACGFLPEISAQFEIVDFPEDFRLILVQVLFADFLFAYIVDRVCRWLFGEGKYQKL; encoded by the exons ATGGTTACGGTATCTGAAACACGCGTAGATGAACTCGTGCAGAGTGTCACCCTGCACGTACCTCGCAAATTGTTATTTAATGGTTACATATTGCCGTTTGTCGTCCTACAAGCCGTGTGGATTTACAGttggatttttatttacgGTATCGACGAATATTACGATGCTGGTTTGGTGGGCATTGCGGCTATCGGAttgttacagattttcgtCTGCCTATGTTGTCAGTGGTCAGTCCACGTGCAAAGTTTTCTAAACTGCAGTTTT ACAAACGATCCTTACAAAGCTAAAGTAGCCAAAGTTGTTCCGACACCGAATAACGGAAGTTCAGAGCTTGTTGTACTACATCACAGCAGTAGTCAAGAGCCATGGTTCATTTTCCAAAAGACTAAGTACTCATGGGATCCAGATAAGAAGATATTCAAGGGCTTAGAGTTTCCTGTTGCGAATGCTATTCAGCATTATAATAGCTGGAAGGGCTATCAGGATGCAGAGGAAGTTACAGCCGCCGAAGAAAAATATGGTAGAAACAA TCTCGATATGGTTGTACCTGAATTTAGGGAGCTTTTTAAGGAGCGTGCCATTGCTCCGTTCTTTGTGTTTCAAGTATTCTGCGTTGCACTGTGGTGCCTTGACAAATATTGGTATTACAGCATATTCACTCTAATTATGCTTATCATGTTTGAGTGCACGTTGGTTCAGCAGCAACTTAGAAACATGGCAGAAATTCGTAAAATGGGTAATAAGCCATACATGATAATG GTATACAGGAACAGAAGGTGGCGAACTATATTTACTGATCAACTGGTTCCTGGCGATATTGTTTCCATTACACGATCACAGAATGACAATCTAGTTCCATGCGACATGCTTTTATTGAGAGGTCCTTGCATTGTTGACGAGAGCATGTTGACTG GAGAGTCAGTACCACAAATGAAAGAACCTGTCGAGGGACTTGAAGGAAACAGAGATTTGAACATCGATGGGGATAGTAAACTACATGTTTTGTTCGGTGGCACCAAAGTGGTCCAGCATACGTCCCCTGGGAAAAGTACAACAGGTCTTAGAG CAACCGACAATGGCTGTGTGGCCTATGTTTTGCGAACTGGCTTTTCAACGTCACAGGGAAAACTATTAAGGACCATTCTCTTTGGAGTGAAACGAGTAACGGCAAACAACTTGGAAACATTtggctttattttatttctgttgaTCTTCGCAGTTGCAGCTGCTGCATATGTTTGGATTAAAG GAAGTGAAGACCCGACAAGAAATAAGTACAAATTGTTTCTCGAGTGTACTCTCATTCTCACATCGGTTGTGCCACCAGAATTGCCAATAGAATTGTCCCTGGCAGTCAACACATCACTACTGGCCTTATCTAAACTAG GAGTCTACTGTACGGAGCCTTTCAGAATTCCATTTGCTGGAAAGGTAGAAATTTGCTGTTTTGACAAAACTGGAACTTTAACGAGTGACGATTTGGTTGTAGAAGGAATTGCAGGAATGAA tGGGAAGTCTGATGTAATACCTTTATCTAAGTGTCCTGCAGAGAGTGTACAAGTATTGGCAACTTGCCATTCCTTGGTTCAATTGGATGATGGAATAGTCGGAGATCCTCTTGAGAAAGCTACTCTGTCTGCAGTAGATTGGAATCTTACAAAAG GCGATGTTGTTATCacaaagaagggaaaaaacccaggattgaaaattttccaaaggCACCATTTTTCCTCCGCGTTGAAGAGAATGTCAGTTGTAGCTGGTTACATAACTCCTGGTTCTACAGAGCCGCATTATATCGTAACTGTTAAAGGAGCACCAGAGACACTTAAATCAATG TTCTCATCAACACCAGAAAATTATGACTCTACTTATTTATCATTATCTCGACGTGGCGCACGGGTCCTCGCACTAGGTCATCGCACTCTTCCATTCCCTCTGTCTGCTCAGGAACTAAGAGACATGACTCGGGACCAGTTGGAGTCAGAATTAACGTTTGCCGGATTTGTGATAATTAGCTGCCCACTAAAGACTGATTCAAAAGCTGTTATAAAAGAGATCATAAATGCATCTCATTcg GTAGTTATGATAACAGGTGACAATCCACTAACTGCTTGCCATGTTGGCCGAGAAttacattttacaaaaaagaCTGCAACATTGATATTAACACAAACTTCTAGCGGGTGGATATGGGAAAGTGTGGATCAGACGAAAAACTTGCAACTAAATTCGAAAGATGATGGCAAGAAGGGCCAAGAGCTTTGGAAAGATTATTCACTATGTATTACTGGCGAG GGTTTGACGTTTCTAAAAGAAAACTACAAAAATTTACTGTATCAACTACTACCGCATATAGCAATATTTGCACGGTTTGCTCCAAAGCAGAAGGAATTCGTTATAACTGCTTTGCAAGAATTGGGGTACACGACACTGATGTGTGGCGATGGAACAAATGATGTGGGGGCTCTGAAACACGCTCAAGTCG GCGTTGCCATCATTTCAAATGCACCGGAGAGACTTCCGGTTGAAAAACGAGAAAGCCCTGCCCCTCCTAGCGTGGCTAATGGTCCAAGAACCAACTCCAGACACGCGAATAATACACAGGCAAAGATTCAGAAAATCCTGAAGGAATTGGAGGAACAAGATCAATCGCAATTAGTGAAATTGGGGGACGCATCTATAGCTGCTCCTTTCACCAGTAAACTGTCATCCATTCAGTGCA TTTGCCATGTGATAAAGCAGGGTCGTTGCACCTTAGTCACAACACTGCAAATGTTCAAAATTCTTGCTTTGAACGCTCTTGTTCTTGCTTACAGTCAGTCGGTTCTGTATTTAGATGGAATTAAATTCAGTGATGCTCAAGCTACTCTGCAAGGACTATTGGCAGCCTCATGTTTCTTATTCATCTCAAGATCAAAACCACTCAAGACATTGTCCAAGCAAAGGCCGTTGcccaatatttttaatttatacacgATTTTAACGGTGCTACTTCAATTTGCAGTTCACTTTATCTGCCTCATTTTCCTAGTCCGAGAAGCTGCCATTCGTTCACCTAA aaacgatACCTTAGCTGCACTACTTGCCCCGAATGATGACACGGGCATATCGTCGTCATCAAGTGAGGATGACGAAGATGGTGAGCCTTTCCAAGCGGATTTAGTCAACAGTACTGTCTATATAATATCTATGGCACTCCAGATATCTACTTTCGCCATAAACTATAGA ggaCATCCATACATGGAGAGCCTCTCCGAGAATAAAGCTCTCTTGTACAGCGTGGTCGGTAGTTCCTTGTGTATCCTAGGTTTGGCATGCGGGTTCTTGCCTGAAATATCAGCTCAATTCGAAATTGTTGATTTTCCAGAAGAC TTTCGGTTAATTCTGGTGCAAGTATTGTTTGCTGATTTTCTATTCGCGTACATTGTCGATAGAGTATGCCGGTGGCTGTTTGGCGAAGGAAAATACCAGAAGCTATGA
- the LOC107224266 gene encoding sodium-coupled monocarboxylate transporter 1 isoform X2 — protein sequence MTRRDFVYGVRLMPADRWYLHWSDWIVFIAMLCASATAGLWHYFRSKKYNTEEYLLGGHHMGLLPVSSSLIASFISGITILGTPAEVYNFGTQYWVTIFSIFFTGITVAKVYLPVFFVLRLNSAYEYLEIRFSREVRILISLIFVVDAVLYQSIVVYVPSLALNQVSGINVHLIGSVVCAVCVFYTVLGGLRAVVWTDTIQVAVMVAAVIVVTLLGTYQVGGPSEVWKRAVEAKRIEFLNLDPSPYTRHTLWTVSIGSWLYSTAYISVNQTMVQRYRTLSTMKTAKMAICVFTCGVISFISICCWCGLVLLAWWSPPRCDPRASGLVFADDQMLPAYVMEIAGHLHGIPGLFVAGIFGAALSTLSVGINSTSVVLLEDFVKGCFRQKPSDRCSTIFAKSVAILLGITALGFIFLVERLGGVLAVTGSLAAIAAGTSFGVFTLGMLFPWANSKGAFVGAIVGFTIAAWASLGANAATGAGQLRPKKLPVNLSQCPANVTENFLELFEHQGEEDVFPLYRLSYHLIAGLGAIVVIVVGNLVTLCTGPRNPRSVDRDMLSPVIHRWLPKQELGQDLGKWRQPVQDAVPHDAANDFLLGDLNRVDKPSVIVTTHPNDAHLQ from the exons ATGACTAGACGGGATTTCGTCTATGGAGTGCGCCTG ATGCCGGCCGATCGTTGGTACCTTCATTGGAGTGACTGGATCGTCTTCATCGCAATGCTGTGCGCCTCTGCAACGGCAGGACTTTGGCATTACTTCAGAAGTAAGAAGTACAACACGGAGGAATATCTCCTGGGTGGACACCACATGGGTCTTCTTCCCGTATCGTCTTCCTTGATCGCCAG CTTTATTTCAGGTATTACGATACTTGGAACGCCGGCTGAAGTATACAATTTTGGAACTCAGTACTGGGTGACGATATTCAGCATATTTTTTACGGGAATTACCGTTGCGAAAGTGTATCTTCCCGTATTCTTCGTTCTTAGGCTAAACTCTGCATACGAG tatctCGAGATCAGATTCAGCAGAGAAGTTCGTATTCTAATATCTCTCATCTTCGTCGTTGACGCG GTCCTGTACCAGTCCATTGTGGTCTACGTTCCATCTTTGGCGTTGAATCAAG TCAGTGGTATCAACGTTCATCTAATAGGAAGCGTGGTATGCGCGGTATGCGTCTTCTACACTGTGTTG GGAGGACTGAGGGCCGTGGTTTGGACCGACACAATCCAAGTCGCGGTGATGGTAGCCGCAGTAATAGTGGTGACCTTGCTCGGAACCTACCAGGTCGGAGGACCGTCCGAAGTTTGGAAACGGGCTGTCGAAGCGAAGAGGATCGAGTTCTTAAA CCTCGATCCGTCTCCCTATACGCGACACACATTATGGACGGTATCAATAGGCTCCTGGCTATACAGCACGGCTTACATATCCGTAAATCAGACGATGGTTCAGCGGTACCGAACCCTGTCGACCATGAAGACTGCTAAAAT GGCTATTTGCGTGTTCACTTGCGGGGTCATCAGTTTCATCTCAATTTGTTGTTGGTGCGGTTTGGTACTATTGGCCTGGTGGTCGCCACCAAGATGCGATCCGAGAGCATCAGGTCTCGTTTTTGCCGACGATCAAATGCTGCCAGCCTACGTGATGGAAATCGCTGGTCATCTCCATGGTATTCCAGGATTGTTTGTCGCCGGTATCTTCGGAGCAGCGTTGAG CACTTTATCCGTGGGTATAAATTCCACTTCGGTTGTTCTGCTCGAGGATTTCGTCAAGGGATGCTTCAGGCAGAAGCCCAGCGATAGGTGTTCCACTATATTCGCAAAAAGTGTTGCTATTCTTCTCGGAATAACTGCTTTGGGATTCATATTCCTAGTCGAACGTCTCGGCGGTGTCCTCGCG GTAACTGGAAGTCTGGCTGCGATCGCAGCGGGCACTTCCTTCGGAGTATTTACCCTTGGGATGCTGTTTCCTTGGGCAAATTCAAAG GGTGCATTTGTAGGTGCGATTGTAGGATTCACCATCGCAGCTTGGGCCAGTCTGGGCGCCAATGCTGCAACCGGCGCTGGTCAGCTTCGTCCCAAAAAACTACCGGTCAACTTGTCGCAGTGTCCAGCAAACGtgaccgaaaattttctcgaattaTTCGAACATCAGGG AGAGGAAGACGTTTTTCCGCTATACAGATTATCTTATCACTTGATAGCCGGTCTAGGAGCTATAGTGGTTATCGTTGTCGGCAATCTAGTGACTTTGTGCACGGGTCCAAGGAATCCACGATCAGTCGACAGGGATATGCTATCGCCGGTAATTCACAG GTGGCTTCCTAAACAGGAACTAGGACAGGATCTTGGAAAGTGGAGGCAACCGGTTCAGGACGCGGTTCCTCACGATGCTGCGAATGATTTTCTTCTTGGCGACTTGAATAGGGTCGACAAACCTTCGGTTATAGTTACGACACATCCG AACGACGCTCATCTGCAATAA
- the LOC107224266 gene encoding sodium-coupled monocarboxylate transporter 1 isoform X1, whose amino-acid sequence MNFETSIHRSTSCQDLFTRATMPADRWYLHWSDWIVFIAMLCASATAGLWHYFRSKKYNTEEYLLGGHHMGLLPVSSSLIASFISGITILGTPAEVYNFGTQYWVTIFSIFFTGITVAKVYLPVFFVLRLNSAYEYLEIRFSREVRILISLIFVVDAVLYQSIVVYVPSLALNQVSGINVHLIGSVVCAVCVFYTVLGGLRAVVWTDTIQVAVMVAAVIVVTLLGTYQVGGPSEVWKRAVEAKRIEFLNLDPSPYTRHTLWTVSIGSWLYSTAYISVNQTMVQRYRTLSTMKTAKMAICVFTCGVISFISICCWCGLVLLAWWSPPRCDPRASGLVFADDQMLPAYVMEIAGHLHGIPGLFVAGIFGAALSTLSVGINSTSVVLLEDFVKGCFRQKPSDRCSTIFAKSVAILLGITALGFIFLVERLGGVLAVTGSLAAIAAGTSFGVFTLGMLFPWANSKGAFVGAIVGFTIAAWASLGANAATGAGQLRPKKLPVNLSQCPANVTENFLELFEHQGEEDVFPLYRLSYHLIAGLGAIVVIVVGNLVTLCTGPRNPRSVDRDMLSPVIHRWLPKQELGQDLGKWRQPVQDAVPHDAANDFLLGDLNRVDKPSVIVTTHPNDAHLQ is encoded by the exons ATGAATTTCGAAACAAGCATCCATCGATCGACGTCATGCCAAGATTTATTTACACGTGCAACT ATGCCGGCCGATCGTTGGTACCTTCATTGGAGTGACTGGATCGTCTTCATCGCAATGCTGTGCGCCTCTGCAACGGCAGGACTTTGGCATTACTTCAGAAGTAAGAAGTACAACACGGAGGAATATCTCCTGGGTGGACACCACATGGGTCTTCTTCCCGTATCGTCTTCCTTGATCGCCAG CTTTATTTCAGGTATTACGATACTTGGAACGCCGGCTGAAGTATACAATTTTGGAACTCAGTACTGGGTGACGATATTCAGCATATTTTTTACGGGAATTACCGTTGCGAAAGTGTATCTTCCCGTATTCTTCGTTCTTAGGCTAAACTCTGCATACGAG tatctCGAGATCAGATTCAGCAGAGAAGTTCGTATTCTAATATCTCTCATCTTCGTCGTTGACGCG GTCCTGTACCAGTCCATTGTGGTCTACGTTCCATCTTTGGCGTTGAATCAAG TCAGTGGTATCAACGTTCATCTAATAGGAAGCGTGGTATGCGCGGTATGCGTCTTCTACACTGTGTTG GGAGGACTGAGGGCCGTGGTTTGGACCGACACAATCCAAGTCGCGGTGATGGTAGCCGCAGTAATAGTGGTGACCTTGCTCGGAACCTACCAGGTCGGAGGACCGTCCGAAGTTTGGAAACGGGCTGTCGAAGCGAAGAGGATCGAGTTCTTAAA CCTCGATCCGTCTCCCTATACGCGACACACATTATGGACGGTATCAATAGGCTCCTGGCTATACAGCACGGCTTACATATCCGTAAATCAGACGATGGTTCAGCGGTACCGAACCCTGTCGACCATGAAGACTGCTAAAAT GGCTATTTGCGTGTTCACTTGCGGGGTCATCAGTTTCATCTCAATTTGTTGTTGGTGCGGTTTGGTACTATTGGCCTGGTGGTCGCCACCAAGATGCGATCCGAGAGCATCAGGTCTCGTTTTTGCCGACGATCAAATGCTGCCAGCCTACGTGATGGAAATCGCTGGTCATCTCCATGGTATTCCAGGATTGTTTGTCGCCGGTATCTTCGGAGCAGCGTTGAG CACTTTATCCGTGGGTATAAATTCCACTTCGGTTGTTCTGCTCGAGGATTTCGTCAAGGGATGCTTCAGGCAGAAGCCCAGCGATAGGTGTTCCACTATATTCGCAAAAAGTGTTGCTATTCTTCTCGGAATAACTGCTTTGGGATTCATATTCCTAGTCGAACGTCTCGGCGGTGTCCTCGCG GTAACTGGAAGTCTGGCTGCGATCGCAGCGGGCACTTCCTTCGGAGTATTTACCCTTGGGATGCTGTTTCCTTGGGCAAATTCAAAG GGTGCATTTGTAGGTGCGATTGTAGGATTCACCATCGCAGCTTGGGCCAGTCTGGGCGCCAATGCTGCAACCGGCGCTGGTCAGCTTCGTCCCAAAAAACTACCGGTCAACTTGTCGCAGTGTCCAGCAAACGtgaccgaaaattttctcgaattaTTCGAACATCAGGG AGAGGAAGACGTTTTTCCGCTATACAGATTATCTTATCACTTGATAGCCGGTCTAGGAGCTATAGTGGTTATCGTTGTCGGCAATCTAGTGACTTTGTGCACGGGTCCAAGGAATCCACGATCAGTCGACAGGGATATGCTATCGCCGGTAATTCACAG GTGGCTTCCTAAACAGGAACTAGGACAGGATCTTGGAAAGTGGAGGCAACCGGTTCAGGACGCGGTTCCTCACGATGCTGCGAATGATTTTCTTCTTGGCGACTTGAATAGGGTCGACAAACCTTCGGTTATAGTTACGACACATCCG AACGACGCTCATCTGCAATAA
- the LOC107224266 gene encoding sodium-coupled monocarboxylate transporter 2 isoform X3 encodes MPADRWYLHWSDWIVFIAMLCASATAGLWHYFRSKKYNTEEYLLGGHHMGLLPVSSSLIASFISGITILGTPAEVYNFGTQYWVTIFSIFFTGITVAKVYLPVFFVLRLNSAYEYLEIRFSREVRILISLIFVVDAVLYQSIVVYVPSLALNQVSGINVHLIGSVVCAVCVFYTVLGGLRAVVWTDTIQVAVMVAAVIVVTLLGTYQVGGPSEVWKRAVEAKRIEFLNLDPSPYTRHTLWTVSIGSWLYSTAYISVNQTMVQRYRTLSTMKTAKMAICVFTCGVISFISICCWCGLVLLAWWSPPRCDPRASGLVFADDQMLPAYVMEIAGHLHGIPGLFVAGIFGAALSTLSVGINSTSVVLLEDFVKGCFRQKPSDRCSTIFAKSVAILLGITALGFIFLVERLGGVLAVTGSLAAIAAGTSFGVFTLGMLFPWANSKGAFVGAIVGFTIAAWASLGANAATGAGQLRPKKLPVNLSQCPANVTENFLELFEHQGEEDVFPLYRLSYHLIAGLGAIVVIVVGNLVTLCTGPRNPRSVDRDMLSPVIHRWLPKQELGQDLGKWRQPVQDAVPHDAANDFLLGDLNRVDKPSVIVTTHPNDAHLQ; translated from the exons ATGCCGGCCGATCGTTGGTACCTTCATTGGAGTGACTGGATCGTCTTCATCGCAATGCTGTGCGCCTCTGCAACGGCAGGACTTTGGCATTACTTCAGAAGTAAGAAGTACAACACGGAGGAATATCTCCTGGGTGGACACCACATGGGTCTTCTTCCCGTATCGTCTTCCTTGATCGCCAG CTTTATTTCAGGTATTACGATACTTGGAACGCCGGCTGAAGTATACAATTTTGGAACTCAGTACTGGGTGACGATATTCAGCATATTTTTTACGGGAATTACCGTTGCGAAAGTGTATCTTCCCGTATTCTTCGTTCTTAGGCTAAACTCTGCATACGAG tatctCGAGATCAGATTCAGCAGAGAAGTTCGTATTCTAATATCTCTCATCTTCGTCGTTGACGCG GTCCTGTACCAGTCCATTGTGGTCTACGTTCCATCTTTGGCGTTGAATCAAG TCAGTGGTATCAACGTTCATCTAATAGGAAGCGTGGTATGCGCGGTATGCGTCTTCTACACTGTGTTG GGAGGACTGAGGGCCGTGGTTTGGACCGACACAATCCAAGTCGCGGTGATGGTAGCCGCAGTAATAGTGGTGACCTTGCTCGGAACCTACCAGGTCGGAGGACCGTCCGAAGTTTGGAAACGGGCTGTCGAAGCGAAGAGGATCGAGTTCTTAAA CCTCGATCCGTCTCCCTATACGCGACACACATTATGGACGGTATCAATAGGCTCCTGGCTATACAGCACGGCTTACATATCCGTAAATCAGACGATGGTTCAGCGGTACCGAACCCTGTCGACCATGAAGACTGCTAAAAT GGCTATTTGCGTGTTCACTTGCGGGGTCATCAGTTTCATCTCAATTTGTTGTTGGTGCGGTTTGGTACTATTGGCCTGGTGGTCGCCACCAAGATGCGATCCGAGAGCATCAGGTCTCGTTTTTGCCGACGATCAAATGCTGCCAGCCTACGTGATGGAAATCGCTGGTCATCTCCATGGTATTCCAGGATTGTTTGTCGCCGGTATCTTCGGAGCAGCGTTGAG CACTTTATCCGTGGGTATAAATTCCACTTCGGTTGTTCTGCTCGAGGATTTCGTCAAGGGATGCTTCAGGCAGAAGCCCAGCGATAGGTGTTCCACTATATTCGCAAAAAGTGTTGCTATTCTTCTCGGAATAACTGCTTTGGGATTCATATTCCTAGTCGAACGTCTCGGCGGTGTCCTCGCG GTAACTGGAAGTCTGGCTGCGATCGCAGCGGGCACTTCCTTCGGAGTATTTACCCTTGGGATGCTGTTTCCTTGGGCAAATTCAAAG GGTGCATTTGTAGGTGCGATTGTAGGATTCACCATCGCAGCTTGGGCCAGTCTGGGCGCCAATGCTGCAACCGGCGCTGGTCAGCTTCGTCCCAAAAAACTACCGGTCAACTTGTCGCAGTGTCCAGCAAACGtgaccgaaaattttctcgaattaTTCGAACATCAGGG AGAGGAAGACGTTTTTCCGCTATACAGATTATCTTATCACTTGATAGCCGGTCTAGGAGCTATAGTGGTTATCGTTGTCGGCAATCTAGTGACTTTGTGCACGGGTCCAAGGAATCCACGATCAGTCGACAGGGATATGCTATCGCCGGTAATTCACAG GTGGCTTCCTAAACAGGAACTAGGACAGGATCTTGGAAAGTGGAGGCAACCGGTTCAGGACGCGGTTCCTCACGATGCTGCGAATGATTTTCTTCTTGGCGACTTGAATAGGGTCGACAAACCTTCGGTTATAGTTACGACACATCCG AACGACGCTCATCTGCAATAA